A stretch of the Comamonas testosteroni TK102 genome encodes the following:
- a CDS encoding amidohydrolase family protein, with product MSSHLTLCNARLPHWLLAALGQRSEMPLSRLEIANGRIAAIADEAPGLPRSFGSQVWDLQGALVLPTMVDAHLHLDKAFTLERMGPVKPGLLAAIEAMMEDKQNWTAADVRRRAGQGLQWAYEAGVSHARSHCDWWEPDSVPVAWEVLRELAQEWAGRVLLERVSLIPLHLYEERGVAMRLAKQVALSGAGALLGGFVHSTNWSPQALCNLLEAAQQHGLDVDLHVDEELNPAAQGLATTAALLKELRFEGRVVCGHTCALAAQPLEQALRTLDAVASTPITMVSLPVTNLLLQDAQTGVTPRQRGLTLVKEARARGIPLMISSDNVQDPFCPLGSFDPLEALSTAVAAAQLTSAFDEWSDSVCRRDWLGHGVGRMPLQPGSTADLVILPQSGVSGFPSRSHRRVVMREGRVSNGEPLAAWFTACIERSVA from the coding sequence ATGTCCTCACATCTGACTCTCTGCAACGCACGGCTGCCGCACTGGTTGCTCGCGGCCCTGGGACAGCGCAGCGAGATGCCGTTGTCGCGCCTGGAAATCGCCAACGGGCGCATTGCTGCCATAGCCGACGAAGCTCCTGGCCTGCCGCGCAGCTTTGGCTCCCAGGTATGGGATCTGCAAGGAGCGCTGGTGCTGCCGACCATGGTGGACGCACATCTGCATCTGGACAAGGCGTTCACGCTGGAGCGCATGGGACCCGTGAAGCCGGGCCTGCTGGCAGCGATAGAGGCGATGATGGAGGACAAGCAGAACTGGACGGCGGCCGATGTGCGCCGTCGTGCGGGCCAGGGCCTGCAATGGGCCTATGAAGCCGGTGTTTCGCATGCACGCAGCCATTGCGACTGGTGGGAGCCGGACTCGGTGCCCGTGGCCTGGGAAGTGCTGCGCGAGCTGGCGCAGGAATGGGCCGGGCGTGTGCTGCTCGAGCGCGTCAGCCTGATTCCCCTGCATCTGTATGAGGAGCGCGGTGTGGCGATGCGTCTGGCCAAGCAGGTGGCGCTCAGTGGCGCGGGGGCCTTGCTCGGCGGCTTTGTCCATTCCACCAACTGGAGCCCGCAGGCCTTGTGCAATCTGCTTGAGGCTGCGCAGCAGCACGGCCTGGACGTGGACCTGCATGTGGATGAGGAACTTAACCCCGCAGCCCAGGGACTGGCCACCACGGCCGCGCTGCTCAAGGAACTGCGCTTCGAAGGCCGTGTGGTCTGTGGCCATACCTGCGCGCTGGCGGCGCAACCGCTGGAGCAGGCGCTGCGCACGCTGGATGCCGTGGCCAGCACTCCCATCACCATGGTCAGCCTGCCGGTGACGAACCTGCTGCTGCAGGACGCGCAAACCGGTGTCACGCCGCGGCAGCGAGGTCTGACGCTGGTCAAGGAGGCCAGGGCGCGCGGCATACCGCTGATGATCTCCAGCGACAACGTGCAGGACCCCTTCTGCCCGCTGGGCAGTTTCGATCCGCTGGAGGCGCTCAGTACCGCAGTGGCGGCCGCGCAGCTGACTTCGGCCTTCGACGAGTGGAGCGACAGCGTCTGTCGCCGCGATTGGCTGGGTCATGGTGTCGGCCGTATGCCGCTGCAGCCAGGCTCGACAGCCGATCTGGTGATCCTTCCTCAGTCCGGCGTCAGCGGCTTTCCATCCCGCAGCCACCGCCGTGTGGTGATGCGCGAGGGGCGCGTCAGCAACGGAGAGCCGCTGGCTGCCTGGTTCACAGCCTGCATTGAACGGAGCGTTGCATGA
- a CDS encoding TonB-dependent receptor, whose amino-acid sequence MPLLQAAARQGLLTWGCVSLCTGAVWARTVQEGDKTLPEVQVSAMVKGQALDEAQRAFSVTEFRRDEIREQPRQEVESLWSLVPGMHVNHYQLSGVANGLVMRGFGGGGHGGDVAATLDGIPLNEAMSHADGYFDLNVVVPLELDQLNVYRGPVSVMQGNYNRAGLLELRTRRSGSYTELEVSAGSDGMFDAQAALGRGLEGGDQLNLAAQHSRGDGNRPSSGFERSTISGTWKHQVHEKLDISLSGRWHEARGDSPGYLTEAQWRQNPQGKDSRVAGDGADKHFGTVRLDAQYALDAETRLLGFVYGTQQDFVRWFTRPRSATWMQREERYDRSVLGAGLNVSGKSRLAARELNWMLGLEQVRESTDYGYWDGLLDRRRTGPALNDRNTRLDNTAIYGQAGWQPTAWLQTTAALRWDHFDGRCRLLGEEAGGDECNRMLGRSHASPKLGALAQLNARTAVRASWSQGFALPSDFAKYALRNSDLHANIFRQSELGVEWKPSGHWLIDASLYRISSSHEIRNTAPGEYENLGATVRRGAELQLHWLPSRNWHVEWAYGHNRSEVTQNANGALLGRRVVAVPEYTSTLHARWMPRSDVTVHGLLRHVGRAPINTGNTEWAGSYRWLDLGLQYRLPASLARNASLSLWLRNAANTRYASTTTMIAGQRLVAPGAPRSVQLGLQFSL is encoded by the coding sequence ACCGAGTTCAGGCGCGACGAAATTCGCGAGCAGCCCAGACAGGAAGTGGAGTCGCTGTGGAGTCTGGTGCCCGGCATGCATGTCAATCACTACCAGCTCAGCGGGGTGGCCAACGGGCTGGTGATGCGCGGCTTTGGCGGCGGCGGCCATGGCGGCGATGTGGCCGCCACACTGGATGGCATCCCGCTCAACGAAGCCATGTCGCATGCCGATGGCTATTTCGATCTCAATGTGGTGGTGCCGCTGGAGCTGGATCAGCTCAATGTCTATCGCGGTCCCGTGTCGGTGATGCAGGGCAATTACAACCGCGCCGGATTGCTGGAGCTGCGCACGCGGCGCAGCGGCAGCTATACGGAGCTCGAAGTCAGCGCCGGTTCGGACGGCATGTTCGATGCCCAGGCCGCACTCGGGCGTGGGCTGGAGGGGGGCGATCAGCTCAATCTGGCGGCCCAGCATTCGCGCGGAGATGGAAACCGGCCCAGTTCGGGCTTTGAGCGCAGCACCATCAGCGGTACCTGGAAGCACCAGGTGCATGAAAAGCTCGATATCTCGCTGTCCGGTCGCTGGCACGAGGCGCGTGGCGACTCGCCCGGCTATCTGACCGAAGCCCAATGGCGGCAGAATCCCCAGGGCAAGGACAGCCGTGTGGCGGGTGATGGTGCCGACAAGCACTTTGGCACGGTGCGCCTGGATGCGCAGTACGCACTGGATGCCGAGACCCGGCTGCTGGGCTTTGTCTACGGCACGCAGCAGGATTTTGTGCGCTGGTTCACCCGCCCGCGCAGCGCCACCTGGATGCAGCGCGAGGAGCGCTACGACCGCAGCGTGCTGGGAGCGGGGCTGAATGTCAGCGGCAAGTCCCGCCTGGCGGCGCGCGAGCTGAACTGGATGCTGGGCCTGGAGCAGGTGCGCGAGTCCACCGACTATGGCTACTGGGATGGATTGCTCGACCGCCGGCGCACCGGCCCTGCATTGAATGATCGCAATACACGGCTCGACAACACGGCGATCTACGGCCAGGCTGGCTGGCAGCCGACGGCCTGGTTGCAGACCACGGCGGCCCTGCGCTGGGACCACTTTGACGGCCGCTGCCGTCTGCTGGGCGAGGAGGCCGGTGGCGATGAATGCAATCGCATGCTGGGCCGCAGCCATGCCAGCCCCAAGCTGGGAGCATTGGCGCAGCTCAATGCCCGCACGGCCGTGCGGGCCAGCTGGTCGCAAGGCTTTGCGCTGCCCAGCGACTTTGCCAAATACGCGCTGCGCAACAGCGACCTGCATGCCAATATCTTTCGCCAGAGCGAGCTGGGCGTGGAGTGGAAGCCATCGGGCCATTGGCTGATCGATGCATCGCTCTATCGCATCAGCTCCAGCCATGAAATACGCAACACAGCACCTGGCGAGTATGAAAATCTGGGAGCGACCGTACGCAGGGGCGCCGAGCTGCAGCTGCACTGGCTGCCCAGTCGCAACTGGCATGTGGAATGGGCTTATGGCCACAATCGCTCCGAAGTCACGCAGAACGCGAATGGCGCATTGCTGGGCCGGCGTGTGGTGGCCGTGCCCGAGTACACCAGCACCTTGCATGCACGCTGGATGCCGCGCAGCGATGTCACCGTGCATGGATTGCTGCGCCATGTGGGCCGCGCGCCCATCAACACCGGCAATACCGAATGGGCAGGCAGCTATCGCTGGCTGGACCTGGGCCTGCAATACCGCTTGCCCGCAAGCCTGGCGCGCAATGCCAGCCTGAGCCTGTGGCTGCGCAACGCCGCCAACACCCGCTATGCCAGTACCACCACCATGATTGCCGGCCAGCGTCTGGTCGCGCCCGGCGCGCCGCGCAGCGTGCAGCTGGGCCTGCAGTTTTCCTTGTGA
- a CDS encoding NAD(P)H-dependent oxidoreductase, which produces MRVLVIFSHPVETSYQAALHAEVVQQLRGAGHEVDDCDLYAEGFNPVMSREERLGYHEVPQNRLPVQRYVDRLLWAEAVVFCFPTWCFGLPAMLKGFFDRVLMPGVAFDISDPQHVKPALTHLKRIAAVVTYGRPRWTALFMGDPPRKCITRYLRILTGGKARIDYHACYHMNVATPSRLQSFKAHVGRAMRRFA; this is translated from the coding sequence ATGCGAGTGCTTGTGATCTTTTCCCATCCCGTGGAAACCAGCTATCAGGCCGCATTGCATGCCGAGGTGGTACAGCAGTTGCGCGGCGCCGGGCATGAGGTCGATGACTGCGACCTGTACGCGGAAGGCTTCAATCCCGTGATGTCCCGCGAGGAGCGCCTGGGCTATCACGAGGTGCCGCAGAACCGGCTGCCCGTGCAGCGCTATGTGGACCGCCTGCTGTGGGCCGAGGCCGTAGTCTTCTGCTTCCCGACCTGGTGTTTCGGTCTGCCGGCCATGCTCAAGGGGTTCTTCGATCGCGTGCTGATGCCCGGTGTGGCCTTCGACATCAGCGATCCGCAGCACGTCAAACCGGCGCTGACCCATCTCAAGCGCATTGCGGCGGTGGTGACTTATGGGCGTCCCCGCTGGACCGCGCTGTTCATGGGCGATCCTCCGCGCAAATGCATCACGCGCTATCTGCGCATTCTCACGGGCGGCAAGGCGCGTATCGACTATCACGCCTGCTACCACATGAACGTGGCCACGCCATCTCGGCTGCAGTCCTTCAAGGCCCATGTCGGCCGGGCCATGCGCCGCTTTGCCTAG
- a CDS encoding DUF4198 domain-containing protein, which produces MSVCRTRHHIIARILCTTAAAWLLCAHPASADNVWLEPYAQGGYVMQFGGHEGRTEAFDPAKLQRVHAYDLRGREVPSAVQNMQGGIRIKPDARAALIAVELDNGYFSSTGKEGAMLPLPIDQNPGAVRGVHARKFHKTVVRWGAVMQKPLGQMFEVVPLQGQSPHAGQPFRLQVLLHGKPQPGVRLSWGENGSPTMTDAQGQATMTPAVGSNTLQAILRQPVHGDPRTTENSYEYLLRFAVH; this is translated from the coding sequence ATGTCTGTTTGCAGGACACGTCACCACATCATCGCCCGCATTCTGTGCACCACGGCCGCTGCCTGGCTGCTCTGCGCCCACCCGGCTTCTGCCGATAACGTCTGGCTGGAGCCCTATGCGCAGGGCGGCTATGTCATGCAGTTTGGCGGTCATGAAGGCCGGACAGAGGCCTTCGATCCGGCCAAGCTGCAGCGTGTACACGCCTATGACCTGCGCGGCCGTGAAGTGCCCAGCGCCGTGCAGAATATGCAGGGCGGCATACGCATCAAGCCCGATGCCAGGGCGGCGCTGATTGCTGTGGAACTCGATAACGGCTATTTCAGCAGTACGGGGAAAGAGGGCGCCATGCTGCCTTTGCCCATCGACCAGAACCCCGGTGCCGTGCGCGGCGTGCATGCACGCAAGTTCCACAAGACCGTGGTGCGCTGGGGGGCTGTCATGCAAAAGCCGCTGGGTCAGATGTTCGAGGTGGTGCCGCTGCAGGGGCAGTCTCCCCATGCCGGTCAGCCGTTCAGGCTGCAGGTGTTGCTGCATGGCAAGCCGCAGCCTGGCGTCAGACTGTCCTGGGGAGAGAACGGTTCTCCCACGATGACGGACGCGCAGGGTCAGGCGACCATGACGCCAGCTGTCGGCAGCAATACGCTGCAGGCCATACTGCGTCAGCCTGTGCATGGCGATCCCAGGACCACCGAGAACAGCTACGAGTATCTGCTGCGCTTTGCCGTGCATTGA
- a CDS encoding 2Fe-2S iron-sulfur cluster-binding protein, producing the protein MPNTAPDTLETPVEQGFELVLLRQGLRLPVEPAERITDVLQLAGVVIETVCEQGICGTCVTRWTAGDPEHHDRCLTDEERSTHVALCCARNRGAALTLDL; encoded by the coding sequence ATGCCCAACACTGCCCCGGATACTCTGGAAACGCCCGTAGAACAAGGCTTTGAGCTGGTATTGCTGCGTCAGGGATTGCGCTTGCCGGTGGAGCCCGCAGAGCGCATTACCGATGTGCTGCAACTGGCCGGTGTGGTCATAGAGACGGTGTGCGAGCAAGGCATTTGCGGCACTTGCGTCACGCGCTGGACGGCCGGTGATCCCGAACACCATGACCGCTGCCTGACCGATGAGGAGCGCAGCACGCATGTGGCTTTGTGCTGCGCACGCAATCGCGGCGCAGCTCTGACCCTGGATCTTTGA
- a CDS encoding TetR family transcriptional regulator C-terminal domain-containing protein — MTDSTPVARRTREQILQAIRDAAIAEFSSHGFKGASTQAIAERAGLTKPQLHYYIESKQALYDELLYALLEAWSAAFAFDPALDDPAQIIGNYVRRKLDYALDNPALSRIFTNEVLGGGLRLHQYWPVALSSTAQKVDLINAWIAQGRMRSLDARVLLMQIWGMTQHYADYAVQARVMLECADDQPLDREHIARELTTSVLLSCGLAPI; from the coding sequence ATGACCGATTCCACGCCTGTTGCCCGCCGCACCCGAGAGCAGATTCTGCAAGCCATCCGCGATGCGGCGATTGCGGAGTTCAGCAGCCACGGCTTCAAGGGCGCATCCACGCAGGCGATCGCGGAAAGAGCCGGCCTGACCAAGCCCCAGCTGCACTACTACATCGAGAGCAAACAGGCCTTGTATGACGAGCTGCTCTATGCGCTGCTGGAGGCCTGGTCTGCGGCTTTTGCGTTCGATCCGGCACTCGACGATCCGGCGCAGATCATCGGCAACTATGTGCGGCGCAAGCTGGACTATGCGCTGGACAATCCGGCCCTGTCGCGCATCTTCACCAACGAGGTGCTGGGTGGGGGCTTGCGTCTGCATCAATACTGGCCTGTCGCGCTGAGTTCCACGGCGCAGAAGGTGGATCTGATCAACGCCTGGATCGCGCAGGGCCGCATGCGCAGCCTCGATGCGCGCGTGCTGCTGATGCAGATCTGGGGCATGACCCAGCACTATGCGGACTATGCGGTGCAGGCCAGGGTCATGCTGGAGTGTGCCGACGACCAGCCGCTGGATCGCGAGCATATTGCCCGGGAGCTCACCACTTCCGTGCTGTTGAGCTGTGGTCTGGCACCAATTTGA